A genomic window from Acinetobacter lwoffii includes:
- a CDS encoding 4'-phosphopantetheinyl transferase family protein, whose amino-acid sequence MSFALSRNIQIYLQKIDQFFSIELPQSRVEQIKNRKLAIYAHRNQLLSDQFNHPIQSLDFTTTEYGKPYLNDYPDFSFNHSHSQNFYALATSRNVQNLGIDIEELSRKVRFEALAQHAFHPEELKHWKTLAYDPEYWFKVWTIKEAVLKASGLGIRINLNELNTNIHPEQNGGRCEHPEIGVYAYQNYSVAGCMLTVAWQSEHSCKGLRFPVIQIHHTV is encoded by the coding sequence ATGAGCTTTGCATTGTCGCGAAATATTCAAATTTATCTACAAAAAATAGATCAGTTCTTTTCAATTGAACTGCCTCAATCACGGGTAGAGCAAATCAAGAATCGAAAACTGGCAATTTATGCGCATCGTAACCAGTTGCTGTCAGATCAATTCAATCATCCGATCCAATCTCTGGATTTCACCACCACTGAATATGGCAAGCCTTATTTAAATGACTATCCGGACTTCAGTTTTAATCATAGTCATAGTCAAAATTTCTACGCCTTGGCCACGAGCAGGAATGTCCAAAACTTGGGAATTGATATTGAAGAACTGAGTCGTAAGGTTCGTTTTGAAGCCTTGGCACAACATGCCTTTCATCCCGAAGAATTAAAACATTGGAAAACGCTGGCTTATGATCCCGAATACTGGTTTAAAGTCTGGACGATTAAAGAGGCCGTGTTAAAGGCATCAGGCTTGGGAATCCGGATCAACCTGAATGAACTCAATACCAATATCCATCCTGAACAAAATGGCGGACGCTGCGAACATCCAGAGATTGGCGTCTATGCTTATCAAAATTATTCTGTTGCTGGCTGTATGCTCACCGTGGCCTGGCAAAGTGAGCATTCCTGCAAAGGGTTGAGATTTCCAGTGATCCAGATTCATCACACTGTCTAA
- a CDS encoding IS701 family transposase: protein MIRRTKHASTATCTLPIYMGFLMTEPNSISCTQLAETYNISHDSVNRFLEREDYTAHDLYQEAIQHIDNNKLIVSIDDTVLDKPYSQHMDLVSYFWSGKHHRSVKGINLITLYATDQHGKNIPINFRIYDKSESKTKNDYFMEMLSEVLDWGAKIQFITGDSWYSSTENLKTIRKHGIRFMFGVDSNRKVSPEKGQWFQLRLLPNFHQGQVVWLKDVGFVQLFKTQLKEQQRFYIVHQDEDDLLSFDGFYELHSSHWKIEQYHRVIKQVCHIEKFQVRRSKLILNHIFSALMAYVEIQKNQFERIFENVYRWQKKLFKPIIKNFIDEFILDKNHLLPQKIYK from the coding sequence GTGATCAGACGAACTAAACATGCTTCTACAGCAACTTGTACATTACCCATTTATATGGGCTTTCTCATGACAGAACCAAACTCTATTAGCTGCACACAACTTGCCGAGACTTATAATATCTCGCATGACAGTGTAAATCGCTTTTTGGAGCGTGAAGACTACACAGCTCACGATCTATATCAAGAAGCAATTCAACACATTGATAATAATAAACTTATAGTCAGTATTGATGATACTGTTTTAGATAAGCCATATAGTCAACATATGGACTTAGTTAGCTATTTTTGGTCAGGTAAACACCACCGATCCGTCAAGGGTATTAATCTCATTACCTTGTATGCGACAGATCAACATGGCAAAAATATTCCAATTAATTTTCGAATTTATGATAAGTCAGAAAGTAAAACCAAGAATGATTACTTTATGGAGATGTTAAGTGAAGTACTCGATTGGGGTGCAAAGATTCAATTCATTACAGGTGATAGTTGGTATTCATCGACTGAAAATCTAAAAACCATAAGAAAACATGGTATTCGATTTATGTTTGGTGTCGACAGTAACCGTAAGGTTTCCCCTGAAAAAGGACAATGGTTTCAACTCCGTTTATTGCCGAATTTTCATCAGGGTCAAGTGGTCTGGCTCAAAGATGTTGGCTTTGTACAATTATTTAAGACTCAGTTAAAAGAACAGCAGAGATTTTATATTGTGCATCAAGATGAAGATGATTTATTGTCCTTTGATGGTTTTTATGAATTACATTCAAGTCATTGGAAAATAGAACAATATCATCGAGTAATTAAACAGGTTTGTCATATTGAAAAGTTTCAAGTAAGACGATCCAAGCTGATTTTGAATCATATTTTCTCAGCCTTGATGGCCTATGTTGAGATACAAAAGAACCAGTTTGAGCGGATCTTTGAAAATGTATATCGTTGGCAGAAGAAATTATTTAAACCAATTATCAAGAACTTTATTGATGAATTTATTCTCGATAAGAATCATCTGCTGCCACAGAAAATCTATAAATAA
- the der gene encoding ribosome biogenesis GTPase Der: protein MKPVIALIGRPNVGKSTLFNQITKSRDALVADFAGLTRDRKYGDATYQNKSFIVVDTGGIGENEGGIDSYMAEQSKTAIHEADIIIFVVDARAGLLASDEQIARELRTLGKKVFLVANKVDGVHAEAALVEFYKLGMGEPLQVAASHGRGVQQMLEDVLADVPEDENPEEHDKNTGLRLAIIGRPNVGKSTLVNRLLGEERVVAFDQPGTTRDSIYIPFERDGRQYTLIDTAGVRRKGKVDEMIEKFSIVKTLQAMKDANVIVVVVDARDGIVEQDLHLIGYALEAGRAMVIAVNKWDNMTEYDRKQCKLDVERRFDFIPWAKVHLISALHGTGVGDLYPSIHRAYDSSRLKVSPAKITQILNDATDAHQPPMVQGRRIKMRYAHMGGQNPPTIVIHGNKVDKTPADYRRYLENVFRKVYKLEGTPIKIEFKTSENPFEGRKSQVDERAAARKRRYVQKFKKAEKKFKR from the coding sequence ATGAAACCCGTAATTGCGCTCATTGGTCGTCCGAACGTCGGAAAATCGACGCTGTTCAACCAGATTACCAAGAGCCGTGACGCATTGGTGGCAGACTTTGCAGGTCTGACACGCGACCGTAAATATGGCGATGCTACCTATCAAAATAAATCTTTCATTGTGGTCGATACCGGCGGTATTGGTGAAAATGAAGGTGGTATTGATTCATATATGGCAGAGCAATCTAAAACTGCCATTCATGAAGCCGACATCATTATTTTTGTGGTTGATGCGCGTGCCGGCCTGCTGGCTTCCGATGAACAGATTGCACGTGAATTACGTACTTTAGGCAAAAAAGTCTTTCTGGTGGCCAACAAGGTCGATGGCGTACATGCTGAAGCTGCCTTGGTTGAATTCTACAAACTGGGTATGGGCGAGCCGCTACAAGTGGCAGCCAGCCATGGTCGTGGTGTTCAGCAAATGTTGGAAGACGTGCTTGCTGATGTACCGGAAGATGAAAATCCGGAAGAGCATGACAAAAACACGGGTCTGCGTTTGGCGATTATTGGTCGTCCAAACGTCGGTAAATCAACGCTGGTGAACCGCTTGCTCGGTGAAGAGCGTGTGGTGGCATTTGACCAGCCGGGTACAACACGTGACTCGATTTATATTCCATTCGAGCGTGATGGCCGTCAATATACCCTGATTGATACTGCCGGGGTGCGCCGTAAAGGTAAAGTTGATGAAATGATTGAGAAATTCTCGATTGTTAAAACTTTACAGGCAATGAAAGATGCTAACGTAATTGTTGTTGTGGTTGATGCGCGTGATGGTATTGTTGAGCAGGACTTGCATTTGATTGGCTATGCACTTGAAGCGGGTCGTGCCATGGTCATTGCAGTCAATAAATGGGATAACATGACTGAATATGATCGTAAGCAATGTAAGCTCGATGTAGAGCGTCGCTTCGATTTCATTCCATGGGCCAAAGTGCATTTGATTTCTGCATTGCATGGAACGGGTGTGGGTGATCTTTATCCATCGATTCACCGTGCTTATGATTCATCTCGTTTGAAAGTGTCACCAGCAAAAATCACCCAGATTTTAAATGATGCGACAGATGCCCACCAACCGCCGATGGTTCAGGGTCGTCGTATTAAAATGCGTTATGCGCATATGGGTGGGCAGAATCCACCAACGATCGTGATTCACGGAAACAAGGTGGATAAAACTCCTGCAGATTATCGCCGTTACCTGGAAAACGTGTTCCGTAAAGTGTACAAGCTTGAAGGTACACCGATTAAAATCGAGTTTAAAACTTCGGAAAACCCGTTTGAAGGTCGTAAGTCTCAAGTGGATGAGCGTGCAGCTGCACGTAAACGTCGTTATGTACAGAAGTTCAAGAAAGCCGAGAAGAAATTTAAGCGTTAA
- the bamB gene encoding outer membrane protein assembly factor BamB, producing MNRKYKITCALTVLTLALAGCAGKTTKVPEVKPNPLPKLTQAKTLVPVFSTSVASTDAADPLRLRLDADNGVVFAIDPKGEVSAFKGKQRLWQKKVSKDNLSSGVEAAEGLVVVGNQKGQLFALDQQTGEQKWTAQLTGALLAPSLIHAGRVISVSNDGTVYAHEIATGAQVWTYDLPNVQFSLRGMAAPVALDARNILIASSNAYIYALDALSGVPKLQRRVAVSDGRSDIQRLVDIDGEPVVAGQFVVTTSYQGQVTVLDLASQQVVWSEDASSIQRPEVVGNGVFVAQTDGRIKAFEITSGQPLWENDQLLNRKLSNPVMLGTDLVVGDLDGVLHLIDPRTGQITGRSKTSGEVRSLRVIDNQLYVSTRKGALSIWQNR from the coding sequence ATGAATAGAAAATACAAAATTACCTGTGCCTTGACTGTTTTAACGCTTGCACTGGCTGGCTGTGCAGGTAAAACCACTAAAGTTCCAGAAGTAAAACCGAATCCACTTCCAAAACTGACCCAAGCCAAAACCCTGGTCCCTGTATTTTCCACCAGTGTGGCGTCAACAGATGCTGCTGATCCGTTGCGTTTACGTCTGGATGCAGACAATGGCGTGGTCTTTGCGATTGACCCGAAAGGCGAAGTGTCTGCATTTAAAGGCAAACAGCGTCTGTGGCAGAAGAAAGTCAGCAAAGACAATTTAAGTTCTGGCGTTGAAGCTGCCGAAGGTCTTGTTGTCGTCGGCAACCAGAAAGGTCAGCTGTTTGCGCTAGATCAACAAACCGGCGAGCAGAAATGGACTGCGCAATTGACGGGTGCTTTACTGGCGCCTTCACTGATTCATGCAGGGCGGGTCATTAGTGTCAGCAATGACGGCACCGTATATGCGCATGAAATTGCGACGGGTGCGCAAGTTTGGACTTATGACTTACCTAATGTACAATTCAGCTTACGTGGCATGGCTGCACCGGTTGCATTAGATGCCCGTAATATACTGATTGCCTCTTCCAATGCTTATATCTATGCATTGGATGCCTTAAGTGGTGTGCCAAAATTACAGCGTCGTGTCGCAGTGTCGGATGGACGTTCTGATATCCAGCGTCTGGTGGATATTGACGGGGAACCGGTCGTTGCAGGCCAGTTTGTGGTGACCACCAGTTATCAAGGTCAGGTGACTGTGCTGGATTTAGCTTCACAACAGGTGGTCTGGAGTGAAGATGCCAGCAGTATCCAGCGTCCAGAAGTTGTGGGCAATGGCGTATTTGTGGCGCAAACCGATGGCAGAATCAAAGCCTTTGAGATTACTTCGGGTCAGCCACTTTGGGAAAATGACCAGCTGTTGAATCGTAAGTTAAGTAATCCGGTGATGCTGGGTACTGATCTTGTAGTCGGTGATCTGGATGGTGTCTTGCACCTGATTGATCCGCGTACTGGACAGATTACTGGTCGTTCGAAAACTTCTGGGGAAGTGCGTAGCTTACGCGTTATCGACAACCAGCTTTATGTTTCTACACGCAAGGGCGCATTAAGCATTTGGCAGAACCGTTAA
- a CDS encoding YfgM family protein, giving the protein MSAMSGDEQFESLKSFMKKYGSSMITGILIALIAFFGWEYWQKKNLAESQMHTAKVQQLMDDAQASKGDGFAKLSETADKIVKEAPDSAQAIQTQLVMAKLAYDKEDYAAAEKALQKVENSKVDDKGLVQVVKLRLAYAQLAQKKYDAALKTLEAVTEPAFKATADEARGDIYVAKNDIENAKKVYQSAWDALIERKEERQILQIKLESVGVLVDDPEIERPIIETQAEEAA; this is encoded by the coding sequence ATGAGCGCAATGAGTGGTGATGAACAGTTTGAAAGCTTAAAATCCTTTATGAAGAAATATGGTTCTTCGATGATTACCGGGATTTTAATTGCGCTGATTGCCTTTTTTGGATGGGAATATTGGCAGAAGAAAAACCTGGCAGAGTCGCAAATGCACACTGCCAAGGTTCAGCAGTTGATGGATGATGCACAGGCATCGAAAGGTGATGGTTTTGCCAAGCTGTCTGAAACTGCGGACAAAATTGTCAAGGAAGCGCCTGACTCAGCTCAGGCGATTCAAACCCAGTTAGTCATGGCGAAACTGGCTTATGACAAAGAAGATTATGCTGCGGCCGAGAAAGCACTACAGAAAGTTGAAAACTCGAAAGTAGATGATAAAGGCCTGGTTCAGGTGGTTAAACTTCGTCTGGCCTATGCGCAACTGGCACAGAAAAAATATGATGCTGCATTGAAAACTTTAGAAGCAGTGACTGAACCTGCATTTAAAGCAACTGCCGATGAAGCACGTGGCGATATCTATGTTGCCAAAAATGATATTGAAAATGCGAAAAAAGTATATCAAAGTGCATGGGATGCTTTGATTGAACGTAAAGAAGAACGTCAGATTTTACAAATTAAGCTCGAAAGCGTAGGCGTGTTAGTCGATGATCCAGAAATCGAACGCCCAATTATAGAAACACAAGCGGAAGAAGCTGCATGA
- the hisS gene encoding histidine--tRNA ligase, whose product MSSIVAIKGFNDILPTQTPAWRRLEQHLSGLMDAYGYQQIRLPIVEQTNLFKRSIGDATDIVEKEMYTFLDKGNPPESLTLRPEGTAGCVRAMLEHNLLRGATPRVWYIGSMFRYEKPQKGRYRQFHQFGVETFGVATPDMDAELILMTARLWKRMGVADKVQLELNTLGESDERAAYRAALVEFLQAHKADLDEDSQRRLTTNPLRILDSKDAKTQSILENAPKLHDFMGEETLAHFNQLQQYLSDAGISFVINQKLVRGLDYYNKTVFEWTTTHLGSQGTVCAGGRYDGLVGQLKGKADQSVPAVGFAMGMERLLLLLEQIEDNTPVRDCEVFLVADPASQGKALVLAEQIRDQLEAAGSNIRLKVGSQGSMKSQMKKADQAGALYAAILGERELEAQAFTVKELATAEQSNVPFTDFVAFFSTKISSK is encoded by the coding sequence ATGAGTTCAATCGTCGCAATCAAAGGTTTTAATGACATTCTCCCAACGCAAACCCCAGCTTGGAGACGTCTTGAACAGCATCTATCCGGTTTGATGGATGCCTATGGCTATCAACAAATCCGTTTGCCTATCGTTGAACAGACTAATTTGTTTAAACGTTCGATCGGTGATGCAACCGATATCGTTGAAAAAGAGATGTATACCTTCCTCGACAAGGGTAATCCACCTGAGTCTTTGACACTACGTCCTGAAGGAACGGCAGGTTGTGTACGTGCCATGCTGGAGCATAACCTGCTGCGCGGTGCGACGCCTCGCGTCTGGTATATCGGATCCATGTTTCGTTATGAAAAACCGCAAAAAGGCCGTTACCGTCAGTTTCACCAGTTTGGTGTGGAAACCTTTGGTGTGGCAACGCCAGATATGGATGCAGAACTGATTCTGATGACGGCGCGTCTGTGGAAACGTATGGGTGTGGCAGACAAGGTTCAGCTTGAGTTAAATACACTCGGTGAGTCGGATGAGCGTGCAGCCTATCGTGCGGCACTGGTAGAGTTCCTGCAGGCGCATAAGGCTGATCTGGATGAAGACTCACAACGCCGTCTGACGACTAATCCACTGCGTATTCTGGATTCTAAAGATGCCAAAACTCAAAGTATCCTAGAAAATGCGCCTAAACTTCACGACTTTATGGGTGAAGAAACACTGGCACACTTTAACCAGTTGCAACAGTATTTGTCAGATGCCGGTATTAGCTTTGTCATCAATCAAAAACTGGTACGTGGTCTGGACTACTATAATAAAACCGTATTTGAATGGACGACTACCCACTTGGGTTCACAAGGTACTGTATGTGCTGGTGGTCGTTATGACGGCTTAGTCGGTCAATTGAAAGGCAAAGCGGATCAATCTGTGCCTGCAGTTGGTTTCGCGATGGGGATGGAGCGTTTATTGCTTCTACTGGAACAGATTGAAGACAATACGCCAGTACGTGATTGTGAAGTATTCCTGGTTGCCGATCCTGCTTCTCAGGGTAAAGCGCTGGTATTGGCTGAACAGATTCGTGATCAATTGGAAGCTGCTGGCAGTAACATTCGCCTGAAAGTCGGCTCTCAGGGTTCAATGAAATCGCAAATGAAAAAGGCTGATCAAGCCGGTGCTTTGTATGCGGCGATTTTGGGTGAACGTGAACTGGAAGCTCAGGCGTTTACTGTGAAAGAGCTGGCAACCGCAGAGCAATCGAATGTACCATTTACGGACTTCGTTGCATTTTTTAGTACTAAAATTTCTTCAAAATAA
- the ispG gene encoding flavodoxin-dependent (E)-4-hydroxy-3-methylbut-2-enyl-diphosphate synthase: MIVNPIKRRPTRKIRVGSVYVGGDAPISIQSMTNTETCDVAATVAQIQRCVDAGADIMRVSVPTMEAAAAFGEIRKQVNVPLVADIHFDYKIALAVADLGADCLRINPGNIGSEAKIREVVAAARHNDISMRIGVNAGSLEKDIQKKYGEPTGQALLESAIRHIDILDRLDFQEFKISVKASNVFLTMDAYRLLSQQIDNPLHLGVTEAGIYRTGSVKSAIALGGLLMEGIGDTMRISLAAEPEEEIKIGFDILKSLGLRSNGINFIACPSCSRQEFNVISVMQQLEERLEDIRTPMDVSVIGCKVNGPGEAKEADIGVVGAAPRSLVYRNGEKSHLIDTNQLVDEIETMVRQRVTELEEAKSKEIIRTSFSE; encoded by the coding sequence ATGATCGTAAATCCAATTAAACGTCGTCCAACACGTAAAATTCGTGTGGGTTCAGTTTATGTGGGTGGTGATGCACCAATCAGTATCCAGTCCATGACCAATACTGAAACCTGTGATGTAGCAGCTACGGTTGCACAGATTCAGCGCTGTGTAGATGCCGGTGCAGACATCATGCGGGTTTCTGTGCCTACCATGGAAGCGGCGGCGGCATTTGGTGAAATTCGCAAGCAGGTCAATGTACCTTTGGTCGCCGATATTCACTTCGATTATAAAATTGCTTTGGCAGTTGCCGATTTGGGTGCAGACTGCCTGCGGATTAACCCGGGCAATATCGGTTCTGAAGCGAAAATCCGTGAAGTGGTGGCCGCAGCACGTCATAACGATATTTCCATGCGGATCGGTGTTAATGCCGGCTCACTGGAAAAAGATATTCAAAAGAAATATGGCGAGCCGACGGGTCAGGCTTTGCTTGAATCTGCGATACGTCATATCGATATTTTAGACCGTCTGGATTTCCAGGAATTCAAAATTTCAGTCAAAGCCTCGAATGTGTTCCTGACCATGGATGCGTATCGTTTGTTGTCACAGCAAATTGATAATCCGCTACATTTAGGTGTAACGGAAGCGGGTATTTACCGTACCGGTTCGGTTAAATCTGCGATCGCTTTGGGCGGCCTGCTGATGGAAGGCATTGGGGATACTATGCGTATTTCCTTAGCTGCCGAGCCTGAAGAAGAAATTAAAATTGGTTTTGATATTCTGAAATCGCTGGGTCTGCGCTCCAACGGGATTAACTTCATTGCCTGCCCAAGCTGTTCACGTCAGGAATTTAATGTGATTTCAGTGATGCAGCAACTTGAAGAACGTTTAGAAGATATTCGTACCCCAATGGATGTGTCTGTTATTGGCTGTAAGGTCAATGGGCCGGGCGAAGCCAAAGAAGCGGATATTGGTGTTGTAGGTGCAGCACCACGTTCACTAGTATACCGTAATGGTGAAAAGAGCCATTTAATTGACACGAATCAATTGGTTGATGAAATCGAAACCATGGTTCGTCAACGTGTTACCGAGCTTGAAGAAGCTAAATCTAAAGAAATTATTCGTACAAGTTTTTCTGAGTAG
- a CDS encoding helix-turn-helix domain-containing protein: MEVNPNSPSNHSSVAPNALGNIQRPGEYLRQIRINQQRNLEDVAKELNIPVKTLTALEQDEYKSLPEATFIKGYYRTYAKFLGVDASSIIQRFDEIYTNDTGLLPNHALNNSPIKIMGKLPGSKRDRNRKWLKRIFITLVLLLILGALFAMIQNWSSSNSQNSSEVSGVGASNVEILNLDTGAALSGDQLKLDFNRPTSVHIVDSAGNVLATGRQASSLQLNGEAPFQIRLDDASAVSLSLNNENISLSPYTVNGKAEFRLSP, encoded by the coding sequence ATGGAAGTAAATCCTAATTCACCATCGAATCATTCGAGCGTAGCTCCAAATGCGTTAGGAAATATTCAACGTCCGGGCGAGTACTTGCGCCAGATTCGTATCAACCAGCAACGTAATCTGGAAGATGTAGCGAAAGAGCTGAATATTCCGGTCAAAACCCTGACTGCTCTTGAGCAGGATGAATACAAATCTTTGCCAGAAGCGACCTTTATCAAAGGTTATTACCGGACTTATGCCAAATTTCTGGGTGTAGATGCGTCTAGTATTATTCAGCGTTTTGATGAAATCTATACCAATGATACCGGGTTGCTGCCGAATCATGCCCTGAACAATTCTCCAATTAAAATTATGGGGAAATTACCAGGTTCCAAGCGTGACCGTAATCGTAAGTGGTTAAAGCGCATTTTTATTACGCTGGTACTTTTGCTGATTTTGGGCGCACTGTTTGCCATGATTCAGAACTGGTCGAGCAGTAATTCCCAAAATAGCAGTGAAGTCTCTGGAGTAGGCGCTTCTAATGTCGAGATTCTGAATCTGGATACAGGTGCCGCACTTTCCGGTGATCAGCTGAAACTTGATTTTAACCGTCCGACTTCGGTGCATATTGTCGACTCGGCGGGTAATGTTCTGGCAACTGGCCGTCAGGCATCGAGCTTGCAACTGAATGGTGAAGCGCCATTCCAGATTCGTCTCGATGATGCATCGGCTGTATCGCTCAGTTTGAATAATGAAAATATTTCATTGTCACCCTACACTGTGAACGGAAAAGCAGAATTCCGTTTATCACCTTAA
- the pilW gene encoding type IV pilus biogenesis/stability protein PilW, whose translation MRNLTSKFTLISTVCVSLVLVACQTPDLGQKDPEKATKVRTQLAVEYLRTGDLDAAKRALDQALESSPRDSQANMMMGVLLQQEGSKLNLEKADHYFKRAISADPKNAQARNNYGTYLYQLERYNDAIEQFQIAGATLGYDQRFRALENMGRIYLKLGDTANAEKSFKQALQANRDSYISMLELAEIFYLNQQFPAATQMYQQFVRGVGQKNQGARALWIGIRTARAGGDQLGMQVLVNQLRALFPESQEYQRYLQLQYSTEAVWK comes from the coding sequence TTGAGAAATCTAACATCAAAGTTTACTTTGATTTCAACAGTATGTGTGTCTTTGGTTTTAGTCGCGTGTCAGACGCCAGATCTGGGTCAGAAAGACCCTGAAAAGGCCACCAAAGTCCGTACCCAATTGGCGGTAGAATATCTGAGAACAGGTGACCTGGATGCAGCTAAACGTGCGCTGGATCAGGCACTTGAAAGCAGTCCGCGTGATTCTCAAGCGAATATGATGATGGGCGTGCTACTGCAACAGGAAGGTAGTAAGCTTAATCTCGAAAAAGCAGATCATTATTTCAAGCGTGCGATTTCGGCAGATCCGAAAAATGCGCAGGCGCGAAATAATTACGGCACTTATTTATATCAGCTTGAACGCTATAATGATGCAATCGAGCAGTTTCAAATTGCTGGTGCCACGTTGGGTTATGATCAGCGATTCCGCGCACTGGAAAATATGGGGCGGATTTACCTGAAACTGGGTGATACAGCAAATGCTGAAAAATCATTCAAACAGGCGCTACAAGCCAATCGCGATTCCTATATTTCAATGTTAGAGTTGGCAGAAATATTTTATTTGAACCAGCAGTTCCCGGCAGCGACACAAATGTATCAACAGTTTGTGCGTGGTGTGGGGCAGAAAAATCAGGGTGCCCGTGCACTCTGGATTGGCATTCGCACTGCGCGTGCCGGAGGTGATCAGTTGGGTATGCAGGTATTGGTCAACCAGTTACGTGCACTCTTTCCTGAAAGCCAGGAATACCAACGTTATTTGCAATTACAGTACAGTACTGAGGCCGTATGGAAGTAA
- the rlmN gene encoding 23S rRNA (adenine(2503)-C(2))-methyltransferase RlmN, with the protein MSTEAVAVSAVSEPQQHTPSAPAQANTVEKVNLLGMSRPQMEKFFEDIGEKKFRAGQVMKWIHQFFVTDFAEMTNISGKLREKLEKICEIKAPEVVHKNYSKDGTRKWVFRVGDGEGSLVETVLIPAEHRSGLRRTLCISSQVGCALDCSFCSTGKQGFQRDLTQAEIIGQLWMANYSYMEDVPVLERERSVTNVVMMGMGEPLLNYDAVLNSMRIMLDDFAYGMSKRRVTLSTSGVVPKIDQMVKDIDVALAISLHAPNDELRNELVPINKKYPLEQLIAACQRYIAKDGNESSRKHVTIEYVMLDGVNDHPEHAQQMIKLLKNLPSKINLIPFNPFPHAPYGRSSRNRIISFQKTLSDAGFVCTIRQTRGDDIDAACGQLVGQVADRTRRAEQWKKKIAQSNEIMRSQG; encoded by the coding sequence ATGAGTACTGAAGCAGTCGCTGTATCAGCAGTTTCTGAGCCACAGCAACACACTCCATCCGCTCCAGCACAGGCAAATACTGTCGAGAAAGTGAATTTACTTGGCATGTCACGTCCGCAAATGGAAAAATTCTTTGAGGACATAGGTGAGAAGAAGTTTCGTGCCGGGCAGGTAATGAAATGGATTCACCAGTTCTTTGTGACTGATTTTGCTGAAATGACCAATATTTCCGGCAAACTGCGTGAAAAACTGGAAAAGATTTGTGAAATTAAAGCGCCTGAAGTGGTGCATAAAAACTATTCTAAAGATGGTACCCGTAAATGGGTATTCCGTGTTGGCGACGGTGAAGGTTCCCTCGTCGAAACCGTATTGATTCCTGCTGAACATCGCAGTGGTTTACGTCGCACTTTGTGTATTTCTTCACAAGTGGGCTGTGCACTGGACTGTTCATTCTGCTCAACCGGTAAACAGGGTTTCCAGCGTGATTTGACTCAAGCCGAAATTATCGGTCAGCTCTGGATGGCGAACTATTCCTATATGGAAGATGTGCCGGTACTTGAGCGTGAACGTTCAGTCACGAACGTGGTGATGATGGGCATGGGCGAGCCATTGCTCAACTACGATGCAGTATTGAATTCAATGCGTATTATGCTGGATGACTTTGCATACGGCATGTCAAAACGTCGTGTGACTTTATCGACTTCTGGTGTGGTACCGAAAATCGATCAGATGGTCAAAGATATTGACGTGGCGCTGGCTATTTCATTGCATGCGCCAAATGATGAACTGCGTAACGAGCTGGTGCCGATCAATAAAAAATATCCGCTTGAGCAGCTGATTGCTGCATGTCAGCGCTATATTGCTAAAGATGGTAACGAAAGTTCACGTAAACATGTGACGATTGAATATGTGATGTTAGATGGCGTGAATGACCATCCTGAACATGCTCAGCAAATGATTAAGCTGTTGAAGAATTTGCCAAGCAAGATTAATTTGATTCCTTTTAATCCGTTCCCGCATGCGCCATATGGCCGCTCAAGCCGCAACCGGATTATTTCTTTCCAAAAAACTTTGTCTGATGCCGGTTTTGTGTGTACGATTCGTCAGACACGCGGTGATGACATTGATGCCGCGTGCGGACAGTTAGTCGGACAAGTTGCTGACCGTACCCGTCGTGCGGAACAGTGGAAAAAGAAAATTGCGCAATCGAATGAGATCATGCGCTCACAAGGATAA
- the ndk gene encoding nucleoside-diphosphate kinase: MAIERTLSIVKPDAVAKNHIGDIFARFEKAGLQIVATKMKHLTQAEAEGFYAEHKERGFFADLVAFMTSGPVVVSVLEGENAVLAHRDILGATNPKEAAPGTIRADFAVSIDENAAHGSDSVASADREVNYFFAQTEIAPRTR; encoded by the coding sequence ATGGCTATCGAACGTACTTTATCTATCGTTAAACCAGACGCAGTTGCTAAAAACCACATCGGCGACATCTTTGCTCGTTTCGAGAAAGCTGGTCTTCAAATTGTTGCAACTAAAATGAAACATTTGACTCAAGCTGAAGCTGAAGGCTTCTATGCTGAGCACAAAGAACGTGGTTTCTTTGCTGACCTAGTTGCATTTATGACTTCTGGTCCAGTTGTTGTTTCAGTTCTTGAAGGCGAAAACGCTGTTCTTGCTCACCGTGACATCCTTGGTGCGACGAATCCTAAAGAAGCTGCTCCTGGTACTATCCGTGCAGATTTCGCTGTAAGCATCGATGAAAACGCTGCTCACGGTTCTGACTCTGTAGCATCTGCTGATCGTGAAGTTAACTACTTCTTCGCTCAAACTGAGATTGCTCCACGTACTCGTTAA